The Nostoc sp. PCC 7524 nucleotide sequence TCCGCCAGCACTGCTCATCGGGCAAATACTGCACGATAGTAGTTCGTTCTACTCCCAATAAATTTGTGACTTCTGCCGTTGCTGTCGAAAAAATAGTTGTTAAATCCAGGGAACTGCGAATACTTTGTACAACTCGATTTAAAGCTTGCTCTTGCTGTGCCTGACGCTGTAAAGCAATTTCGGCAGCTTTACGTTCAGTCACATCCCGCGAAATACACAGTATCGACTCAATCACGTTCTCATGAGTCAACTCAGGTGCGATCGCCATCTCAAAAGCACGCAGTCCTTGGAGTGTCTCTACTTCAAATTCAATAATCTGTTTTTGTCCGGTTGACAACAGCAATTGGGCGGCATTTTCCCAGGTGTTAACCATCGCCTCAGACATTCCGAGTTCCCGACAACTTTTCCCCAAAAATACCTCCGAGGAAATGCCTGTAATTTGGGTAAGGGCTGGACTAACGTAAAGATGCCGCAATTGGGGATCGAAACGTTCGATAATGTCAGGAGAATTTTCTACTAGGGTTTGATACTGTTGTTGTGACTTTTGTAATGCTGTTTCAGTAGCTTGGCCATCGGCTAGTTCAGTTTGTAATAGCACACTAGAGCAACGACTAAAGAAATTCTGCCCAGCCTGAAGCACTACTTGCAGAATTCTTAGCAGCAAACAATTTTGGCTCATATCAGCGAGGTTTTGATAGTGTCACAAAAGCAGTATCACTTGCTTTTGATCGTAAACCGCTATGTTCCCGGACGAGAGCGGAGATGATCAGGTATATGATGGCGATCGCCTAGTATTTCTAACAAAGGGCCATTAACGTCAAATTTAACCATACTTACCGACGCGACCAAAATATTCACCCGATAGCGATAGCGTCCCAAATCAATCCCCAGTAAACTACAAAGCATAATCCGAATCGTGGCTTTATGGGAAACTACTAAAACATTGCCTTGGGGATGTTTTTCTTGAATTTCCGCAATGACAGGCATAGAACGGTTAGCAATATCTACCGCAGTTTCTCCACCTATTGGTGCATTCCAAGCTGGTTCTGTCAACCATTTGACATAGTTTTCTGGGTAATTCTCTTGGGCAAAGGATTTACTCTTAGTTTCCCATTCGCCGTAACTACCTTCTCTAAGTCCGTCACGCAACTGCATATCTATACCGATAGCATCACAAAATGGCTTGGCAGTGGCAATTGTGCGCTTCATCGGGCTAACATAAACCGCTTCCCACTTCAATTTTTGATAAATATTGGCAAAACTTTCTGCCATCTGCATCCCTTCAGAGGTCAACTCTGCATCAGTTTTACCGCAGAAATTACCACTTTGACTAAAAGTAGTTTCTCCATGTCGCAGTAAATATAAATTGAGTGTCATAGCTGGTATCGCGATTGGGATCAAGGAGTTTGTGCAACAATAAAATACCATCAATCTTCCAATCAAGTATGTTAGACCACGACAAAGTAATCAACCAAAAAAGTCAATCAACCACAAATTTTTGAAATCGAAGATAAGTATTTACTCGTACAAAAAAGATAAGGGATTGCTCATATTTTCAGCAAAACCCAGAATACCGCGATCGCGATGTTCGTAAATTAATTTACCTTGAGAATCAAATAGAAAAGTTCCTCCCCGTTGTGTCAAATAAGATGAGTCTGGTACATAAATATTCCAGTTGCTCAAAACTTCGGTCATGTTTCGCAGACGCAGGGTTGCTAATTCAAAAGGACGTTGAAAGCCTTTCCCTCCAGCAGCTTTGAAAAACGCACCTTTGATGGGTGGTAAAGGCGTATCTTTCACAACTTCCTCATCAGCAATTAACTGTGGTGCTTTCTTATCACCCCTATAACCCCGAAAAACCTCCTTCAGCGTTCCAGGGCTACCAATCCCAGCACACATTAACATTAAATTCAGCCAAGCTGTTTGTGACGTTGATAGCATGGGGAATTGTATAGATAAACCGCGATAAAGACCTAACAAAGCGTGTATTTCTGCTTTTGCATCCACAAACAACCATTCTTGAGGAAATCCCGTATATTCACAAAACTTGATTCCTGAATTACGGTTTCCAATGCCAATAGCTCGAATTGTGATGCCTCTAGCTTCAATTTTCTCTTTTTCTCTGAGCAACCACCAAGCGTATTCTAAATTATCAAAATCTCCCAACTGCGACCAAATAAGTACGAGCAACTTTGAAGTATGGGTGCAGCCATCTAAAACGGGTTTAATCTCTCCATCACTAACTCGCAAGCGTTGAGTGTGATTCAAAATTGAGTAAATATCTGGAGAGGCGATATATGCTGTTTCTTTCATCATTTGAAAAACTAGGATAATTGGTGTAACT carries:
- a CDS encoding histidine phosphatase family protein, which gives rise to MTLNLYLLRHGETTFSQSGNFCGKTDAELTSEGMQMAESFANIYQKLKWEAVYVSPMKRTIATAKPFCDAIGIDMQLRDGLREGSYGEWETKSKSFAQENYPENYVKWLTEPAWNAPIGGETAVDIANRSMPVIAEIQEKHPQGNVLVVSHKATIRIMLCSLLGIDLGRYRYRVNILVASVSMVKFDVNGPLLEILGDRHHIPDHLRSRPGT
- a CDS encoding peroxiredoxin-like family protein encodes the protein MMKETAYIASPDIYSILNHTQRLRVSDGEIKPVLDGCTHTSKLLVLIWSQLGDFDNLEYAWWLLREKEKIEARGITIRAIGIGNRNSGIKFCEYTGFPQEWLFVDAKAEIHALLGLYRGLSIQFPMLSTSQTAWLNLMLMCAGIGSPGTLKEVFRGYRGDKKAPQLIADEEVVKDTPLPPIKGAFFKAAGGKGFQRPFELATLRLRNMTEVLSNWNIYVPDSSYLTQRGGTFLFDSQGKLIYEHRDRGILGFAENMSNPLSFLYE